GTTCTGAAGGGATCAAAAATCGCTTAACGGCTGAAGATATCGCTCGTGCAGATGGTGTTATCGTTGCAGCTGATAAAAAAGTTGAAATGAATCGTTTTGACGGTAAAGAATTAGTTAATCGTCCGGTTAGTGACGGGATTCGTAAAACAGAAGAATTAATTACACTTGCAACAAATGGTTCTGCACCAATCTTCCACAGCTCTGAATCAGATATTAGCGAAGAGGATGATTCAGCAGAAGGTAGTGTGGGTTCTAGAATCTATAAAGATTTGATGAACGGTGTTTCCCACATGTTGCCTTTTGTTATCGGTGGTGGAATTGCCATCGCTCTTTCATTTATGATTGATCAATTTATCGGTGTTCCTCAAGACAAATTGAGTCTGCTTGGTTCATATAACGAAGCTGCTTCTTGGTTCAATCAAATTGGCGTTGCGGCCTTTGGTTTTATGCTTCCTGTTTTGGCTGGATTCATTGCTTCTAGTATCGCTGATCGTCCTGGACTTGTTGCTGGATTTGCGGCTGGCGCTTTAGCTAATGCAGGTGGTGCTGGTTTCTTAGGTGCATTAGTCGGTGGTTTTCTAGCAGGATACGTAATTATTTTCTTAAAAAAAGCGCTTAAAAGTCTACCAAAATCCTTAGATGGAATCAAAACCATTTTATTTTATCCGGTCTTTGGATTATTGATTACAGGTGGACTGATGCTATTAATTAATATTCCAATGAAAGTAATTAATGATGGTTTAAACAATTTCTTATTAGGTTTAGATGGTACAAATGCAGCTTTATTAGGTATCTTACTTGGTGGAATGATGGCGATCGACCTTGGTGGCCCGATCAATAAAGCCGCATATGTTTTTGGTACAGCTTCAATTGCCGCAACTGTTACTGAAGGCGGAAGTATCATCATGGCTTCTGTAATGGCTGGCGGAATGGTTCCTCCTTTGGCTATTTTTATCGCAACATTGATTTTCAAAAATAAATTTACACAAGATCAAAAAGATGCCGGTTTAACAAACTTAGTAATGGGCTTATCATTTGTTACAGAAGGAGCTATTCCTTTTGCTGCTGCTGATCCATTACGTGTAATCCCAAGTTTTGTTGTTGGTTCAGCCTTAGCAGGTGGCTTGGTAGGTGGCTTTGGTATTCGATTATTGGCTCCTCACGGCGGCGTTTTCGTAGCACTTCTTTTGAGTCATCCGTTGCTATACTTAGTATTTATCGCAATTGGTGCTGTCGTTTCCGCACTTATTTTAGGTATTGTGAAAAAACCAGTGAAACAACAAGTGTAATGAATCTAATAAAAGAAGCTGTGACAGA
The DNA window shown above is from Enterococcus sp. 4G2_DIV0659 and carries:
- a CDS encoding PTS fructose transporter subunit IIABC, translating into MNIKDLLVKDVMIMDLQATDKKGAIDEMVQKMYDGGKISDINTYKEGILAREAQTSTGLGDGIAMPHAKNSAVKEATVLFAKSNKGVDYEALDGQPTYLFFMIAAPEGANDTHLQALAALSRLLIDPDFVANLKETATPEEVQNLFETAEKVKETQEKQEQLEQKPTNTDRKFIVAVTACPTGIAHTYMAEDALKKKAKEMDIEIKVETNGSEGIKNRLTAEDIARADGVIVAADKKVEMNRFDGKELVNRPVSDGIRKTEELITLATNGSAPIFHSSESDISEEDDSAEGSVGSRIYKDLMNGVSHMLPFVIGGGIAIALSFMIDQFIGVPQDKLSLLGSYNEAASWFNQIGVAAFGFMLPVLAGFIASSIADRPGLVAGFAAGALANAGGAGFLGALVGGFLAGYVIIFLKKALKSLPKSLDGIKTILFYPVFGLLITGGLMLLINIPMKVINDGLNNFLLGLDGTNAALLGILLGGMMAIDLGGPINKAAYVFGTASIAATVTEGGSIIMASVMAGGMVPPLAIFIATLIFKNKFTQDQKDAGLTNLVMGLSFVTEGAIPFAAADPLRVIPSFVVGSALAGGLVGGFGIRLLAPHGGVFVALLLSHPLLYLVFIAIGAVVSALILGIVKKPVKQQV